A part of Gracilimonas sp. genomic DNA contains:
- a CDS encoding GIY-YIG nuclease family protein, whose amino-acid sequence MKTYFTYITTNRKRGVLYTGMTNNLIIRTNQHKEKVFKGFSAKYNANRLVWFEEFQWVQDAIIREKEIKGWRREKKIKLIESINPDWEDLYPKLLAK is encoded by the coding sequence ATGAAAACATATTTTACCTATATCACCACAAACCGAAAAAGAGGAGTCTTATATACTGGGATGACCAATAATCTGATTATCCGAACCAATCAGCATAAAGAGAAAGTGTTTAAAGGGTTTTCTGCAAAATACAATGCTAATCGATTGGTTTGGTTCGAAGAATTCCAGTGGGTACAAGATGCGATCATCCGGGAAAAAGAAATCAAAGGCTGGAGACGGGAGAAGAAGATCAAACTCATCGAGTCCATCAATCCAGACTGGGAAGACCTGTATCCTAAATTACTTGCAAAGTAA
- a CDS encoding Na+/H+ antiporter NhaC family protein: protein MSNDFAGTKEKWKDPKTRRKIGVGAFIVLIIAGVYAGMNQIFPEQNGHYGFWSVMPPLVAIVLAFYTREVVSSLFIGICLGGVISGNLNIVQDFLIPSVGTESFALIIIVYLWALGGLIGIWTRTGGAEKFAVWASKKMVRGPQTAKFFTWLMGLIFHQGGTISTVLTGATVRPVADKHKVSHEELAYMVDSTASPAATLIPFNVWPFYVGGLIIGTLPFLETTQQSIAFFFSALPYNFYAIFAIVLTLAFAWDKFPFVPGKKMRAAIKRARAGKGLDRDGATPMAADELTKNAVPEDYNPGLIDFFGPIGTLLGVAIIPYVVTYFFLDMGENSSLLIAEAFVLAVLVGFGIALAKGMNLQEVINGFIDGCKGVTIGAIILALAVTLKEVADAVGTAAYVVDTVGDVIPAFLLPGLLMILCMLIAFSTGTSWGTYAVVFPVAIPLAWAVVPDVFFLTLCFSAVIGGSVFGDQCSPISDTTILSSLATGCDLMDHVQTQFPLAMLAGTLAVIAYAGMVLIFV from the coding sequence ATGAGTAATGATTTTGCCGGAACCAAAGAAAAGTGGAAAGACCCCAAAACGCGTCGTAAAATAGGCGTTGGGGCGTTTATCGTTTTAATTATCGCCGGAGTGTATGCCGGGATGAACCAGATCTTTCCCGAGCAAAACGGTCACTATGGGTTTTGGTCTGTCATGCCACCGCTGGTCGCCATCGTTTTGGCTTTTTATACCCGCGAGGTTGTGAGTTCTTTATTTATCGGGATTTGTTTGGGTGGAGTGATTTCCGGGAACCTCAATATCGTACAGGACTTCCTGATTCCTTCTGTAGGTACCGAAAGTTTTGCCCTCATCATCATTGTATACCTGTGGGCTTTGGGAGGGTTGATCGGTATCTGGACACGGACCGGAGGGGCCGAAAAGTTTGCCGTCTGGGCGAGTAAGAAAATGGTGCGCGGACCTCAAACCGCCAAATTCTTCACCTGGCTGATGGGACTTATCTTTCACCAGGGAGGCACCATCAGTACGGTATTGACCGGAGCCACCGTTCGTCCCGTTGCCGACAAACACAAGGTATCGCACGAAGAACTGGCCTATATGGTTGACTCCACTGCCTCTCCAGCCGCCACGCTGATTCCTTTTAACGTGTGGCCGTTTTATGTAGGCGGATTGATCATCGGCACCCTGCCCTTTTTGGAAACCACACAACAAAGCATTGCCTTCTTCTTCTCGGCTCTGCCCTATAATTTTTATGCGATTTTTGCCATCGTACTAACTCTCGCTTTTGCCTGGGATAAATTCCCATTTGTACCCGGAAAGAAAATGAGAGCCGCTATCAAACGCGCCCGGGCCGGAAAAGGACTGGATCGCGATGGAGCCACGCCCATGGCCGCCGATGAACTCACCAAAAATGCCGTTCCCGAAGACTATAACCCCGGACTCATTGATTTCTTTGGACCGATTGGAACCTTGCTGGGTGTAGCTATTATTCCTTACGTGGTAACCTATTTCTTTCTGGATATGGGCGAAAACTCCTCGCTACTAATTGCCGAAGCGTTTGTACTGGCGGTATTAGTCGGATTTGGGATTGCCTTAGCCAAAGGCATGAACCTGCAGGAAGTGATCAATGGCTTTATTGACGGCTGTAAAGGCGTAACCATCGGGGCGATTATCCTGGCGCTGGCCGTCACCCTTAAAGAGGTAGCCGATGCCGTTGGAACGGCCGCTTATGTAGTCGATACCGTCGGCGATGTAATTCCAGCCTTCCTCCTTCCCGGATTACTAATGATTTTATGTATGCTGATTGCTTTTTCTACCGGGACATCATGGGGAACCTATGCGGTTGTATTTCCGGTCGCCATTCCTCTGGCCTGGGCCGTAGTTCCGGACGTCTTTTTCCTCACCCTTTGCTTTTCAGCGGTGATTGGAGGTTCGGTATTTGGAGACCAGTGTTCTCCTATTTCAGATACCACCATCCTCTCCTCCCTGGCCACCGGCTGTGATTTAATGGATCACGTTCAAACCCAGTTTCCACTGGCCATGCTAGCCGGAACGCTGGCCGTTATAGCCTATGCCGGTATGGTGCTGATATTTGTGTAA
- a CDS encoding GIY-YIG nuclease family protein — translation MTAYFTYITTNRKKGVLYTGMTNNLIVRVSQHKEKVQRGFTSKYNADQLVWFEEFQWVQDAIIREKEIKGWRREKKIALIEESNPDWEDLYPKLLAK, via the coding sequence ATGACGGCTTATTTTACCTATATCACTACAAACCGAAAAAAGGGGGTTCTTTATACCGGGATGACCAATAATTTGATTGTAAGGGTTAGTCAGCATAAAGAAAAAGTACAGAGAGGGTTTACCTCGAAGTATAACGCGGATCAATTAGTATGGTTCGAAGAGTTCCAGTGGGTACAAGATGCGATTATCAGGGAAAAAGAAATCAAAGGCTGGAGACGGGAAAAGAAAATAGCCCTCATCGAAGAATCCAACCCGGACTGGGAAGACCTCTATCCAAAATTACTTGCAAAGTAA
- a CDS encoding dienelactone hydrolase family protein: MKRLLLLAPVLFLIAACGKGEYTENEPNVVGQEISYSTDELTMNGYIAQDENKFEKRPGILVVHEWWGHDDHARNSAEKLAELGYVALAVDMYGEGKQASHPDDAMKFSNNVMSNFDSAKARFNAALQTLKAQDNVDSTKIGAIGYCFGGSVILAMANSGMELDGVAAFHAGLQLPVMPQEGLSSRVLILNGADDPFVTEEQVSNLTGAYENLNADYQYISYDGAVHAYTNPGADTLGQKFELPLAYNAEADSLSWEEMKSFFEETFATASEAGM, from the coding sequence ATGAAGAGATTATTACTGCTAGCGCCTGTACTATTTTTAATCGCGGCGTGTGGAAAAGGCGAATACACAGAGAACGAACCAAATGTAGTGGGGCAGGAGATCAGCTACTCCACCGATGAACTCACCATGAACGGGTATATCGCCCAGGATGAAAATAAATTTGAAAAACGACCGGGTATCCTGGTGGTGCACGAGTGGTGGGGACATGATGACCATGCCCGCAACAGCGCAGAGAAACTGGCCGAACTCGGTTATGTAGCCCTGGCAGTAGATATGTATGGGGAAGGAAAACAAGCTTCTCACCCGGATGATGCCATGAAATTTTCCAACAACGTGATGAGTAATTTTGATTCTGCAAAAGCTCGATTTAATGCCGCTTTGCAAACCCTGAAGGCTCAGGACAATGTAGATTCCACCAAGATCGGAGCCATTGGCTATTGCTTTGGCGGAAGTGTGATTCTGGCTATGGCCAACTCCGGAATGGAACTGGATGGAGTGGCCGCTTTCCATGCGGGACTTCAGCTACCCGTCATGCCGCAGGAGGGACTTTCATCCCGCGTGCTAATCCTGAATGGTGCTGATGATCCTTTTGTAACCGAAGAGCAGGTTTCCAATCTGACCGGCGCGTATGAAAACCTGAATGCGGATTATCAGTACATCAGCTACGACGGAGCGGTGCACGCCTACACCAATCCCGGCGCCGATACCCTGGGGCAGAAGTTTGAGCTTCCTCTGGCCTACAACGCCGAAGCGGACAGCCTCAGCTGGGAAGAGATGAAATCATTTTTTGAGGAGACGTTTGCCACTGCCAGCGAAGCAGGAATGTAG
- a CDS encoding HNH endonuclease produces MNGQVPVLAEPLFNLNSDSSHNWDEKTKGRAPHKPFLILSILDGISEGWIDSPEIDPNQELANHFFEYWDRIMGTDRTTTVALPFFHMNSEPFWNLKYKSGEKPFTYSPSWGAVKERIAYAEINEDLFNLVVNAEERNKIRNKLFETYFSDEAAVEINKISNTNSEVYSYSEKILSLAAGPFIKNHAEHNKAYHRNVRQQIRKDGFSKAIRKNYADICAVCRDKVITPGGKTLVEGAHIIPWSESRNDDPRNGLSLCPTHHWLFDQFMITIRDDFSVRVSKWLKKEETKIRDLATLKNTTLHLPIDEKLHPAHDALTYHNEQFEKAHKEWK; encoded by the coding sequence ATGAATGGACAAGTACCTGTTTTGGCAGAGCCTTTATTTAACCTTAATTCTGATTCTTCTCACAACTGGGATGAAAAGACGAAAGGCCGCGCTCCCCACAAACCATTCCTGATTCTAAGTATTCTCGATGGGATTTCTGAGGGCTGGATTGACTCTCCTGAGATTGATCCCAACCAAGAGCTGGCTAATCATTTTTTTGAATATTGGGATCGCATTATGGGTACAGATCGCACCACCACGGTAGCTCTCCCTTTCTTTCATATGAATAGTGAACCTTTTTGGAATCTGAAGTATAAATCCGGTGAAAAACCATTTACTTATTCGCCTTCGTGGGGAGCTGTTAAAGAGCGGATAGCTTATGCAGAAATTAATGAGGACCTGTTCAACCTGGTAGTTAATGCTGAAGAAAGGAATAAAATCCGCAACAAGTTATTCGAAACCTATTTTAGTGATGAAGCGGCAGTTGAGATTAACAAGATAAGCAACACAAATAGTGAAGTTTATAGTTATTCAGAAAAGATACTCTCTTTGGCGGCCGGACCCTTTATAAAAAATCATGCAGAACACAATAAAGCTTACCACAGAAATGTCCGGCAGCAGATAAGAAAGGACGGATTCTCCAAAGCCATACGCAAAAATTATGCTGACATCTGTGCTGTCTGCAGAGACAAAGTAATTACTCCCGGTGGGAAAACATTAGTGGAAGGTGCCCATATCATCCCCTGGAGTGAAAGCAGAAATGACGATCCCCGAAATGGTCTTTCACTTTGCCCAACTCACCACTGGTTGTTTGACCAATTTATGATCACAATCAGAGACGATTTCAGTGTCAGAGTATCCAAGTGGCTTAAAAAAGAAGAAACGAAGATACGTGACTTAGCCACTCTGAAGAATACAACATTACATCTGCCAATTGACGAAAAGTTACACCCTGCCCATGATGCATTGACGTATCATAATGAGCAATTTGAAAAAGCACATAAGGAATGGAAGTAA
- a CDS encoding HNH endonuclease, protein MFLQKLPFIPGQSYKRSIIHDEYGGSRQGGISPCANYPFIFIFTGSKGEKHGYRDQWENQNVFSYTGEGQVGDMEFARGNLALKEHIKNGKRVFLFEYIKTGYVRFETELELFDFDFFTTPDREGNLREGIKFFFKKAGVNLNITTNDLKYTASSEPSFVSDLDNTKTTERSGLVTSRVGQGAYRKSILHRWEYQCAVTKFDDTRVLIASHIVAWKDSNDEERLDVDNGILLSPTYDALFDRHLITFDEQGKIVLSNQIMKDSFLKIGVSGSEKLQRLHQGNKTYLRKHQEEFVSTQH, encoded by the coding sequence TTGTTTCTGCAAAAATTACCTTTCATACCAGGACAAAGTTATAAAAGATCTATTATTCATGATGAATATGGTGGGAGTCGACAAGGTGGTATCTCTCCATGCGCAAATTATCCCTTCATATTTATTTTTACAGGTTCAAAGGGTGAAAAGCATGGATATCGTGATCAATGGGAGAATCAAAATGTATTTAGTTATACAGGTGAAGGGCAAGTTGGTGATATGGAGTTTGCAAGAGGAAATTTAGCTTTAAAGGAGCACATCAAGAATGGAAAGAGAGTTTTTTTGTTCGAATATATTAAGACTGGATATGTTCGTTTTGAGACAGAGCTCGAACTATTTGATTTTGATTTTTTCACAACACCTGATAGGGAAGGAAATTTAAGAGAGGGAATAAAGTTCTTTTTTAAGAAAGCTGGGGTCAATCTAAATATCACAACAAATGATCTAAAATATACAGCTTCTTCTGAACCATCATTCGTTAGCGACTTGGATAATACAAAAACTACTGAGCGTAGTGGATTGGTGACAAGTCGTGTTGGACAAGGGGCATATCGAAAAAGCATACTTCATCGTTGGGAATATCAGTGCGCAGTTACAAAATTTGATGATACTAGAGTTTTGATAGCTTCACACATCGTTGCATGGAAGGATTCAAATGATGAAGAACGACTAGATGTTGATAATGGCATTCTCTTATCTCCAACCTATGACGCTTTATTTGATAGGCACCTTATTACATTTGATGAACAAGGTAAAATTGTTCTATCTAATCAAATCATGAAAGACTCATTTCTTAAAATTGGAGTTTCAGGAAGCGAAAAATTGCAGAGACTGCATCAGGGTAACAAAACCTATTTGAGAAAACACCAGGAAGAGTTTGTTTCCACACAGCATTAA